GGGTTACTCACGGGCAGAAGCCGCCGTGCGCCAGTGGTTCAGGATGTCGTCGCGGTAGTGGTGCTGGGGGTGTCTGGCACCGTCCACCCCGACCCACTGCCGATCCGCGACGTGCGGCCGACAGGACGCCGCCCACGGACGCGACCGTGCCCGCCGCGCGGACGCGGCGGGCACGGAGACGGTTCAGGCGATCCGGGCGATCGGGGCGCCCTGGGCGACCTCGTCGCCCTCGGCGACCAGCAGGGTGATGGTCCCCGCGACGGGGGCGAACACCTCGGCGTCCACCTTGTCCATCTGGACCTCGCCGACCAACTGGCCCTCGCCGACGGCCTCGCCGTCCGCGGCGTACCAGGTGGCCAGGACGCCGGTCGCGTCCGGACGCTCCGGGCTCATCTGCGGGAACGTCAGTTCCGTCATGCGAGCACCTCCCGGATGCCGGCCTCGATCCGCTCCTGGCGCGGCAGCACCGCGTACTCCAGGACGTGGGCGTAGGGGATCGGGGCGTCCGC
Above is a window of Propioniciclava coleopterorum DNA encoding:
- a CDS encoding lipoyl domain-containing protein, with protein sequence MTELTFPQMSPERPDATGVLATWYAADGEAVGEGQLVGEVQMDKVDAEVFAPVAGTITLLVAEGDEVAQGAPIARIA